In Pyrus communis chromosome 15, drPyrComm1.1, whole genome shotgun sequence, the genomic stretch TTTGATAAACACAAAAGGAACCCACACCAAACATTTAGAAATTCCTCAAAAAACCTCACATGTATATTTGTTGGACGCCGCATAGTCTTGGGATCACTTTGATTTGAATGTCCATCCGCCTCTAAATGTGGAAATCAACTTAGTTGACGAATTGGAcggaaaatgaaaacaaaactcaaatgcaaccaaaatgaaatacaaGGACGAAAGTGAAAATCCGAGTACAAGGACTTCCGGTGCAATTTAACCTAACTGTTAAACCAACATCCAAAAATCAGATTCAATGCTAATTATAGTTGTTAATCATGCAACTACCCAGATATAATATGCTGATTCCCTACCCGCCTTCTAagttccaattacatttcatcTGCAATATTTCCCCCAGTGGAGGACCCGAGAATCAAAATCTAGCCGGCCCTAATTTGTTTTGTAGCTTCATAAAGTGGCATTGCGGGTGAAAGTGACAACTAAATAAGGTAATTAACAATACAACCAAGTTCTATGATATCATTAACTAGTGATTAATTAAGCAAAATCCATACCTGTCATAACCTAGGCAACACATCACTCCAACTGAAAAACCACCACCATATCAATAGTTTTGTAATTGATCACTGCTTCTCTCTTTTCGGTCGGAGCGGGCGGCCTAGAAGAAAATTtggacacaaacaaacactgcTCGGTACTTTTAGCGTTAAAAAGTCATTCATATTCATCCGCTCATCACAAGTTAATACATGAGTGATTTTTGCACCTCCCCTTTGACCTCATACATTTCCCTGTTTTCTTTTTAACCATTGGATTGAACACATCGTTTCACACACGAAAACTCAAAAATCTGATACCATTTTTTCTGTCGGTTCAATTCTTCAATTTTGATCCTAACCACGTTGTTAAAAAGTTGATTAACAAATTATTCACAGATTTTTAAGTCTTCATATAATAATATTGGATTAAACAACTAAACCAACATATTTCAAAGTCTTCTTATATTAATATTAGATTAAACAACAAACCAACAGATTTCTATGTCTTCTTATAGTATTATTGGACTAAACAACAGAACCTAGTATATAAAATCGTTCACTTCCAAAGACAATGGCATGATAAATTGCAGTTCTGAAAGAAAAGGAGAGACAGAATCAAGTGAGTGAGAAATGGGAAGAAGCTCCCGTTGTGAGAAGGATGGACTGCGCAGAGGAGCTTGGACTGATGCTGAAGATCAAATTCTGCTCGATTATGTCAGAGAGCACGGCGAAGGGAGATGGGAGAAACTATCGAGGGAGACAGGTGAGTTGGCTTCAATTCTACGTACGAGCTTCTTAGTTACAACGCATGAATGTTTATGAAATATGCATATTCGGTGCAGGTCTGAAGAGATGTGGGAAGAGTTGTAGGCTTAGATGGTTGAATTATCTGAGACCTGATATCAAGAGAGGCAACATtacacaagaagaagaagaattgatcATCAGACTCCACAAACTATTAGGCAACAGGTACTTATTGTTACGTAAACCTTGTAAGCTTTGTTAAGTAGTATGTCCTAGTTATGGGTGTTTCATAGTTCTCGGCACATGTAGATGGTCATTGATAGCTGGAAGGCTTCCAGGTCGTACAGACAATGAGATCAAGAACTACTGGAACTCTATCTTAAGGAAGAAGGCAAAAGAAAACCAATCAGAAAGGTCTAGAAATGAGAGGAAAACCATTGAAGACTTGGCTACAGAAGCTGCGTCATCAGTAGAGACCGATTCGCATTTTACCAAAGAAGAACGCAGACCAgcaaacaatggaattgaagAAAAGAATACAGAAGCAGAACCAGATTGCCATGATGGATTCTTACCTAACACTAGTGACAGTGATATGCCGCGGAACTTCATAACGGATCTCAATGAAGGGCAACTTAGCATATCTGAGTTTCTCCATACCGACTTCACAAAGCTTTGTGAACTGAATATGAAGATTGTTGATTGCACAAATAACTGTAGAAATGAGTCATTAATGTCAACCGCAACCACTGAAGCTCCTTTGCATTTGGAGGAGTTGCTAAATGATTGGGAAGCTTACGACTTTTATCTGCCCTGAAGTTTCTTTGGGTACTTGATTCTTTTCCCTTGAGTGTCGATATCAACTAAAATGGCCTAGTATATTTGCTTATCATGCATCCTTCATCCAATATTTCCATATATGGCAAATATCATTTGTGTTTGGTGGTACAAAGGGCAACATTTCCTAGGCTTTCTTGGTTTAGTTTCTAAACTATACGTCCTTTTTCCGGGAGACAGCTTACAGGATAGGTCTTTTGGGTTTTTCCGTAAATGGAACgctctttttattatttaccGATTTTGTAAACAGAAAGATCGTTGTGGTTACTTGTCATTTTCATTGCACCTATGACCTAATTAAAGCGAAAATGAGTAATATATACATGAATACGAATTACTAGTTCGATGCGTAAGTAGACATAACCAACATTTTCCAATATTAATCAATATGTTATatccaaaaaggaaaatttaattcaacttcAAACTCTGTCAGCAACAAACACTACTAAAAAAATGCTTGAAACTCAAGCAAATAGCCAAAAACACATCAAAATTCCTAGGTTAACAAAAGAACTACAGGCTATGATTAAGTGGCGTACCTTCCTAGTTTTAGTTTTGTCCGATGGCTATGCTGTACCTTATTCGTCAGAATCATCACCATCTATCTCTTCTCTTTCATCCATGTTCTCATCATCCTCATCgttttccttctccttcccaGAGTCTCCTTGCACATGTTCTACTTTACCATCACCAATGCCATTGAAATCCAACCTACTCGAACCCTTTTCGGAGATTTCAAAATTCCCATTTGGCAGATTATGTGTAACTCCCGTCTCTCTTCCTGCAATAAAGGCTTCTAAAAGCTCCGAACATCCTTGCCTTTGAATGCTAACATCCATGCTAACCGAAGACGACGATGAAGGGACGGTCGGTGTTTTTGAGTACAGCTGACCCAATTGACTAAAATAAGAACAAGTTTTCGACTTCAGAGGACGCTTTTTCGCAGCGTCTTTGGTTTTCCTAAAGTACTTGTTGATGTTCTCCCACTTTTGCTTGCACCTTCTGGCACTTTTCTGATAGCCCATTGAAGCCATTAAAGCACTCACCTCTTCCCAAACATGCCCTTTTGACCCCAGTTCCGCAAATTTCGACTCTACACTACTGCGCACTAGAATCAAAGCCTCGACTTCATTTTGAGGCCATCTGCTATTCGCGTTATCAGCTTTGGAGGGTGTCAATTCCTCTGCGGTTTCAGGTTCACTTGAATTATCGGGCTGCAACAACAATGGGATTTCCCTAGGAGGAAGGTTGACTCTTTGGCCAGTGATTTTCTCAATGTATGAAACAATGAGAGCTTCTCTGCTTGAAGCTATAGCCTGCTCATGGAGTTTGCCCATGGCTTCTCTCTTATGGTTCTCCTCCGCTTGACATCTCCAtgcttcttctctctctcttctctctttgtcCATTTTTTCAATCACTTCCAAATACTTCTTATGAAGATTCTCTTGGTGATCCACAACCTGCTTCACCAAGTTCTCAAAAAACCTAGTCATTGAACTTAATTGCTCCTTcattttcctcttcctcttccgaATCTTCCTCACCAACACCTCTTCTCCAATGGAGTCTTCCGATCTGTTATCTGCCCTAAATGTATCAGCTGGAGCAACATTGAGGCCATTAGAATCACCAAAAACCACAGGAAATCCCACATTTTTCAGGCAGTTTTCGCCGGTGAGAGCAGAGCCAGAGCCAGTTTGATTCTGATTACCCTCCCCCATCTTTGCAAGGTTATAGATTGCTTCAAGCTCACCATAAAGCCTGTGTTTTTCCTCCAAGTCCCTGCATCTCTCCCCTTCTTCCTGCCTCTGCCTGTTGTTTGTTGTGTCGGGGACTATCGCGTCAAGAGGCTTCCAACTGCTGCATTAACACAAACACGTGGGGGGTAAAAACAAGGTCAGCATGAAAAACAGAGAGAACACAGAACAAGTACAACAAAAAAGCACGTAAATTTCTCCAATATCAACAAAAATTACCACATGGGTTCTCTTATAATCCCATAATATTCTTGGGTTTGCCAATTTTTGAATCCTAAGTTATGTGGTCCACTGTTTTCACTGAGACCAAGCTTGAAACTTAGAGGGCTCGGCTGCCATGGCAGCCTGCTTTCTTCCCGCTGttcttgctgctgctgctgcagcaaCGCTTGGAACTGGAGATGATTCTGTCGTTGAAACAGGTCGTGGGTAATCGGAATCGGTTGAGCTATTTGACTGACATGACTAAACGGCTGCTGCTGATGAAACTGTTGAAGGAAATGGTTCTGGTTTTGCTTCTGAGGACTGAAGATTGGTAAAACTGATGACCTAGAATCCATGAACTGTTGATTACCAATCTCTGCTGTTTCAAAATTCGACTGCATATCTTTTTTTCTCCAAAtcgaaaacagaaaaaaaatgttttttgtcactgtaaatttgaaatatttgaagcAGGGGAAAGtagggttcttcttcttcttattggAAAAACAAATCTTAACAGAAAGATCTTTTGAAAGGTTCAACTTTCAAACGCATAACAGACTGAAAGTTTCAGAGAGTGAGAGTAGGGAAGGATAAGGATTTGGAGCTCCCAGAGTTCGTCTAGTCATATTATCgttctttgtttcattttttgaaatatttgtttTAGAATTTGACAATGTTCTTTTGGGTTGTTTGAACAAAATAGCTATTTTGATTtgctttatatatattaatataaataGGAAAGAAACTAACAACATTGTCAATGTTTTTGTTAACAATGTGATGAAAGAATTCTTTGGTTTAGTTTCTTCAACACACGTTCGACTTGCACAAAGTGTTATTTCTGACGACAGTAAACGTTCCACTCATCGTTTACTGTTGAGTCCGTATGTGTTATGGCACTATCTATGAATAGAGCAATTATCTTCAACCAATTGTGTttcgaaatttttttataactcaataaaataaaaatcaagaaatgTTCTCTCGAGGGAATTTGCTCCTTATACTCCTTGATGGGCAACATAGTCACGTAGTGACACGTGCGATGGTAGTAAAGAGCTGAAAAGAAACGGACTCGTAGGCAATCTCATGGGGGCCCACAGTGACACACATCGGAATTTGAATATTATGTCGTCGTCCAACATGAAAGAGAGAGTGACGACCTTTTGGAAGCATACGATGTATGTGGCACGTGAATAGGAGAGTACACTGGCCATGCTGTCGACTTATCTCTCAAGATtaattataaggaaaactaatgaaaatagcttaaaaaactaatgaaaatagcttaaaaactttgagttttaatgataagaacaaaataaaaggtaaaataaatagtatcaagattgactttttagtgtaaaaaatatggtttttcgttaaagttcccttaattCTAATGGAAAGGGATCTTCGTCAGATCCTTTTGCTGGAGATCTCGTAATCATATCCATTCATTGTACATTAtgcaattagaaatcatttaaaatttaaattttaaaattaaatataaatagcacCTAAAGAAAATtgatcgcacaatgtacgatgaaagGATATAATCACGAAATCCCCAAATCTCCAATTATAATGACCAGTCGCGATTTCATATCCCATCCAACTACCAATATTCAAAGTTTGCAAGTGTCAGTTTGACAATTGTAGGATTACTGGTAGACGCTAACCATACAACTCTCTCTCATGGTCCATTTGCAGTGTCAAAAAGTGAGTGTCGAAATCTCAGCAACAATAGTCGGCTCTCACTTAGTCATGACATGATTATACTGTTATCGTAGTATTTTCGTGCTACTTGAATTATATATGACATATAAATATGATTAACAATTAGtttgaaacttcaaaaaaaaaaaaattcatcgaTTGTATTATGATATTTAGTGAATTTGACCGTTTTTctgacacattgaaaaatttctcatgatTAACATATGATGTCGTGAAGGTAGTATACATGTATGAAGAAAATCTTTCACCTCATTTAGATGGCTTCTTTTTGTAGAACTGATTTTATACATTAGTGAtttgatagatgaaactcagAAATGAGTAAATGCGAAACTTAACATTTGGAGAGAAGtattggaatctaaaggtcttcgcTTAAGTCGGTCAAAGACAGAGTATATGGAATGCAAGTTCAGTGCAAACGAAGGCTCAAATGAGTTAGAGGTGAGGGTTGGAGACcaggaagtaccaaagagcgaccgctttcgctacctaggatctatcttgAAAAAGAACGGAGAGTTGGATTGAGAcatcaaccatagaatacaagctgaatggatgaagtggaaaagTGCATCAGGTGTGTTGTGTGACCGTTGTATTCTATTGAAGCTCAagagaaaattttataggacatCCATGCTTTATGGTACAAAATGTTAGACAGTGAAGtatcaacacgtacataaaataGGTGTAGCGAAGATGAGAATACTTTGTTGGATGTGTaggcacacgagaaaggataagatcaggaatgaggatatccgaggtaaagtaggagtaatCGAACTTGAAGGAaatatgagagaaaatcggttacggtggtttggacatgtgaaatgaaGGCCTACTGatgctccggttagaagatgcgattacAGGACAGAGGTTCAAGGCCCAAGGGGTAGAGGAAGGCCTAGGAAGattttggaagagactctaagaaaagatttTGAGTACTTGGAACTAACGGAAAATGTGACATAGAACTAAGCGCAATGTCGTTCTAGGATTTATATAGCTGACCCCATTTAGTGAGAAAAGACTTtactgttgttgttgttgttgttgtattgaTTTGGTATCAAAAGAACTCacttttaattgatta encodes the following:
- the LOC137718148 gene encoding transcription factor WER-like; the protein is MGRSSRCEKDGLRRGAWTDAEDQILLDYVREHGEGRWEKLSRETGLKRCGKSCRLRWLNYLRPDIKRGNITQEEEELIIRLHKLLGNRWSLIAGRLPGRTDNEIKNYWNSILRKKAKENQSERSRNERKTIEDLATEAASSVETDSHFTKEERRPANNGIEEKNTEAEPDCHDGFLPNTSDSDMPRNFITDLNEGQLSISEFLHTDFTKLCELNMKIVDCTNNCRNESLMSTATTEAPLHLEELLNDWEAYDFYLP
- the LOC137718736 gene encoding trihelix transcription factor GT-2-like, whose product is MQSNFETAEIGNQQFMDSRSSVLPIFSPQKQNQNHFLQQFHQQQPFSHVSQIAQPIPITHDLFQRQNHLQFQALLQQQQQEQREESRLPWQPSPLSFKLGLSENSGPHNLGFKNWQTQEYYGIIREPMCSWKPLDAIVPDTTNNRQRQEEGERCRDLEEKHRLYGELEAIYNLAKMGEGNQNQTGSGSALTGENCLKNVGFPVVFGDSNGLNVAPADTFRADNRSEDSIGEEVLVRKIRKRKRKMKEQLSSMTRFFENLVKQVVDHQENLHKKYLEVIEKMDKERREREEAWRCQAEENHKREAMGKLHEQAIASSREALIVSYIEKITGQRVNLPPREIPLLLQPDNSSEPETAEELTPSKADNANSRWPQNEVEALILVRSSVESKFAELGSKGHVWEEVSALMASMGYQKSARRCKQKWENINKYFRKTKDAAKKRPLKSKTCSYFSQLGQLYSKTPTVPSSSSSVSMDVSIQRQGCSELLEAFIAGRETGVTHNLPNGNFEISEKGSSRLDFNGIGDGKVEHVQGDSGKEKENDEDDENMDEREEIDGDDSDE